The following proteins are encoded in a genomic region of Cricetulus griseus strain 17A/GY chromosome 7, alternate assembly CriGri-PICRH-1.0, whole genome shotgun sequence:
- the LOC113836605 gene encoding cystin-1, translating to MGSGSSRSGRIPRRRRSPDRRQAGPGEATSEGGTTDQAPTAATQETGRDPLPATPPSGREETLRLLDQLLAESEAWGPQEPTPRGPARLPPAVSPEKKTKDNSEDSCASEAPGSSHKRPEGQSAISYDYSEEELMASIEREYCR from the exons ATGGGCAGCGGCAGCAGTCGGAGCGGCCGGATCCCGAGGCGGCGGCGCAGCCCAGACAGGCGCCAGGCGGGCCCGGGAGAGGCAACCTCTGAGGGCGGCACGACTGACCAGGCCCCGACGGCCGCGACACAGGAGACCGGCCGCGACCCCCTCCCCGCGACGCCCCCCAGCGGCCGGGAGGAGACCCTGCGCCTGCTGGACCAGTTGCTGGCCGAGTCGGAGGCCTGGGGGCCCCAAGAGCCGACCCCACGGGGCCCCGCCCGGCTCCCACCCGCG GTGTCCCCAGAAAAGAAGACTAAGGACAACTCGGAAGACAGCTGTGCCTCTGA AGCCCCAGGCAGCAGCCACAAGAGACCCGAGGGGCAGTCGGCCATCTCCTATGATTATTCTGAAGAGGAGCTGATGGCGAGCATTGAGCGGGAGTACTGCCGCTGA
- the Klf11 gene encoding Krueppel-like factor 11 isoform X2, which translates to MHSPGSTGPGEARAVDIMDICESILERKRHDSERSTCSVLEQTDIEAVEALVCMSSWGQRSQMRPLTPVSDSGDVTSTVLMDTAAPDLPKDFHSFSTLCITPPQSPEVMEPLTGTPAPSQVTNFKGCMVTTLPPSPTVAPRALSRKEPLEPASGSSCRAVMTSVIRHTGEGPASTCFLTAPAQEQQLPSSREGQVELLGHREALQDTRLADGLLVSNSVSCQPCLHKSGVPFPTYQGQQTGWPAAIQTRSPKNSESDSSRKTTPLISVPVSTPPVLCQMIPVAAQNGMFSAFLKPPPQLSAGTVKPILPQAAAVPQPVFMGPSMPQGTVMLVLPQSTFPQPATCPSSVMAIGNTKLLPLAPAPMFIASSQNCAPQVDFSRRRNYVCNFPGCRKTYFKSSHLKAHLRTHTGEKPFTCSWDGCDKKFARSDELSRHRRTHTGEKKFVCPVCDRRFMRSDHLTKHARRHMTTKKIPGWQAEVGKLNRLTLAEKSGSILEPLPASG; encoded by the exons ATGCACTCGCCGGGCTCCACCGGCCCGGGCGAGGCGCGCGCG GTTGACATCATGGACATCTGCGAGTCGATCCTGGAGAGGAAACGGCATGATAGCGAAAGGTCCACATGTAGCGTCCTGGAGCAGACAGACATTGAAGCTGTGGAAGCTCTCGTCTGTATGAGTTCTTGGGGACAAAGATCCCAGATGAGACCCCTCACACCTGTCTCTGATTCTGGTGACGTTACCAGCACTGTGCTTATGGACACAGCTGCACCTGATCTACCAAAGGACTTCCATTCTTTTTCAACTCTG TGTATAACTCCTCCTCAGAGCCCAGAGGTCATGGAGCCGTTGACAGGGACCCCTGCTCCTTCCCAAGTAACTAATTTCAAAGGATGCATGGTCAccaccctccccccatcccccactgTGGCCCCCAGAGCGCTGAGCAGAAAGGAGCCACTGGAGCCAGCCTCAGGATCCTCCTGCAGGGCTGTGATGACTAGCGTGATCCGTCACACTGGGGAGGGTCCTGCTTCTACGTGTTTTCTAACTGCCCCAGCTCAAGAGCAACAACTGCCTAGcagcagagaaggacaagtaGAGTTGCTGGGCCATCGTGAAGCTTTGCAAGACACTCGCTTGGCAGATGGTTTACTTGTTTCTAACTCAGTTTCCTGTCAGCCTTGCTTACACAAGTCTGGTGTTCCATTCCCCACCTACCAAGGCCAGCAGACAGGATGGCCCGCTGCCATTCAGACCCGCTCACCAAAGAATTCTGAAAGTGACTCGTCAAGGAAAACCACCCCTCTGATTTCTgtccctgtctccactcccccCGTCCTTTGCCAAATGATCCCCGTGGCTGCACAAAACGGCATGTTCTCAGCCTTTTTGAAGCCTCCTCCTCAGTTGTCTGCAGGGACTGTCAAGCCCATCCTACCCCAAGCTGCTGCGGTGCCCCAGCCTGTGTTCATGGGCCCATCTATGCCTCAGGGAACTGTGATGCTGGTCTTGCCACAGAGCACCTTCCCCCAGCCTGCCACCTGCCCATCCAGTGTCATGGCCATCGGGAATACCAAGCTGTTGCCCCTTGCCCCTGCACCAATGTTCATCGCCTCCAGCCAGAACTGTGCCCCTCAGGTAGACTTTTCCCGAAGGAGGAACTATGTTTGCAATTTCCCAGGTTGCCGGAAGACttacttcaaaagttcccatctTAAGGCCCATCTTCGCACCCATACAG GGGAGAAGCCCTTTACATGCAGCTGGGACGGCTGTGATAAAAAGTTCGCAAGGTCAGATGAACTGTCTCGCCACCGCAGAACTCACACTGGGGAGAAGAAgtttgtgtgtcctgtgtgtgacCGACGCTTCATGAGGAGCGACCACCTGACAAAGCATGCCCGGCGCCACATGACAACCAAGAAGATcccaggctggcaggcagaggtgGGCAAACTGAATAGACTCACCTTGGCAGAGAAGTCTGGGAGCATCCTTGAGCCCTTGCCGGCCTCCGGCTGA